One window of Futiania mangrovi genomic DNA carries:
- a CDS encoding NepR family anti-sigma factor, with the protein MTQNERHGASGERTPHRAERSGKEELIARQLRQVYGQVADEPIPERFLDLLKQIEEQEGRAGR; encoded by the coding sequence ATGACGCAAAACGAACGGCATGGAGCATCGGGAGAGCGCACGCCGCACCGCGCCGAGCGCTCCGGCAAGGAAGAGCTGATCGCCCGCCAGCTTCGGCAGGTCTACGGGCAGGTCGCCGACGAACCGATTCCCGAGCGCTTCCTCGATCTTCTGAAGCAGATCGAAGAGCAGGAAGGCAGGGCCGGCCGATGA
- a CDS encoding sigma-70 family RNA polymerase sigma factor: MTDITVRDEIIALLPNLRAFARSLAHDPARADDLVQDTLVKALSNLDKFRDGTNLKAWLFTILRNTFYSDGRRRWREVADSDGEHARKLASRPAQLDAMDLSDFSQALAEIGDEQREALILVAASGFSYEEAAEICGCAVGTVKSRVNRARQRLVESLGLDPESDLGDDGTMEAAVAAASV; this comes from the coding sequence ATGACAGACATCACGGTCCGGGACGAGATCATTGCGCTGCTGCCCAACCTGCGCGCCTTCGCCCGCTCGCTGGCGCACGATCCCGCGCGCGCCGACGACCTCGTGCAGGACACTCTCGTCAAGGCGCTGTCCAACCTCGACAAGTTCCGTGACGGGACGAACCTGAAGGCCTGGCTCTTCACGATCCTGCGGAACACCTTCTATTCCGACGGGCGGCGGCGTTGGCGCGAAGTGGCCGACAGCGACGGCGAACATGCACGCAAGCTGGCCTCGCGGCCGGCACAGCTCGATGCGATGGATCTCAGCGATTTCTCGCAGGCATTGGCGGAAATCGGCGACGAGCAGCGCGAGGCCCTGATCCTCGTCGCTGCCTCGGGATTTTCCTACGAGGAGGCGGCCGAGATCTGCGGTTGCGCCGTGGGCACCGTGAAAAGCCGCGTCAACCGCGCGCGCCAGCGGCTGGTCGAGAGCCTCGGCCTGGACCCGGAGAGCGATCTCGGCGACGACGGGACGATGGAGGCCGCGGTCGCCGCCGCGTCCGTCTGA
- a CDS encoding response regulator: MSLAQKIAPHLPYLRRYARALTGRQDSGDAYVAAVLEAIVASPDVFPAVTDARLGLYRLLHAIWDTARVEVPEPAATAPAAREARANRRLSALTPRSRQALLLTALEGFGHADAAFVLDVDEDVVGALLRDAIAEIDRQVATRVLIIEDEPIIAMDIESIVRGLGHDIVGVAATRRDAVTMARSERPGLVLADIQLADGSSGIDAVHDILGEFEVPVIFITAYPDRLLTGERPEPTFLITKPFHTDTVRAAVSQALFFESTAQPA, from the coding sequence ATGTCTCTCGCACAGAAGATCGCGCCGCACCTGCCCTATCTGCGGCGCTATGCCCGGGCGCTGACCGGCCGGCAGGACAGCGGTGACGCTTATGTGGCCGCGGTCCTCGAGGCGATCGTTGCAAGTCCCGACGTCTTCCCGGCCGTTACGGATGCACGCCTCGGCCTCTACCGGCTTTTGCACGCGATCTGGGATACGGCCCGTGTGGAGGTGCCGGAGCCGGCCGCCACGGCGCCGGCGGCACGCGAGGCGCGCGCAAACAGGCGATTGTCCGCATTGACCCCGCGCTCGCGGCAGGCGTTGCTGCTCACGGCGCTGGAAGGATTCGGTCATGCCGACGCGGCCTTCGTCCTCGACGTGGACGAAGACGTGGTGGGCGCACTCCTGCGAGACGCCATCGCAGAGATCGACCGCCAGGTCGCGACCCGCGTCCTCATCATCGAGGACGAGCCGATCATCGCCATGGACATCGAGTCGATCGTGCGCGGGCTCGGCCATGACATCGTGGGCGTTGCCGCGACCCGCCGCGACGCGGTGACGATGGCGCGCTCGGAGCGTCCGGGCCTCGTCCTGGCCGACATCCAGCTTGCCGACGGTTCCTCGGGCATCGACGCGGTGCACGATATCCTTGGCGAGTTCGAAGTGCCGGTGATCTTCATCACGGCCTATCCGGACCGGCTGCTGACAGGTGAGCGTCCGGAACCGACGTTCCTCATCACCAAACCGTTTCACACGGACACGGTGCGCGCGGCGGTCAGCCAGGCCCTTTTCTTCGAATCGACGGCCCAGCCTGCCTGA
- a CDS encoding HWE histidine kinase domain-containing protein → MPVQTEGAEHDDALPGAVAEVAHLRTLMAEMDHRMKNLLARVQAIVSHSARGAENVQELAATVNGRIAALARVQGALTADGAQGVALRALAEAEAQPFGRERVCISGPAVSLPARAGQAVALLLHELMTNAAKYGALSVPGGQVDIGWTLADGRLTLDWRETGGPAVTPPARTGFGSDLVRRVVPSETGGHVSLEYRPEGLTARLDIPDSGAVADAGERWQAPAAGPGPEGVPEARPLRVLLLEDEVLIAMDLQAMLEEGGHTVIGPVETVRDALARLDADRVDAAVLDLHLGDASSVEVAQALAARGIPFLFATGAAGRANLPAGFADRPVLVKPFDGPALRDALAKVAAAS, encoded by the coding sequence ATGCCCGTCCAGACCGAGGGGGCGGAACACGATGACGCTCTGCCGGGCGCCGTGGCGGAGGTGGCGCACCTGCGCACGCTGATGGCCGAGATGGACCACCGCATGAAGAACCTGCTCGCCCGGGTGCAGGCGATCGTCAGCCATTCGGCGCGCGGTGCGGAGAATGTGCAGGAGCTGGCTGCCACGGTGAACGGACGCATTGCGGCACTGGCCCGCGTGCAGGGTGCGTTGACGGCGGATGGTGCGCAAGGCGTCGCGCTGCGCGCACTGGCAGAGGCGGAGGCACAGCCTTTCGGGCGCGAGCGCGTGTGTATCTCCGGTCCGGCCGTGTCCCTGCCGGCGCGGGCCGGGCAGGCGGTCGCGCTCCTGCTCCACGAGCTGATGACCAATGCGGCGAAATATGGCGCGCTCAGTGTCCCCGGCGGCCAGGTCGATATCGGATGGACGCTGGCAGACGGCCGCCTCACGCTCGATTGGCGGGAGACGGGCGGCCCTGCGGTCACGCCACCCGCCCGCACTGGCTTCGGCTCGGACCTCGTTCGCCGTGTCGTTCCCTCGGAAACAGGCGGGCACGTTTCGCTCGAGTACCGGCCCGAGGGCTTGACCGCACGCCTGGACATCCCTGACAGCGGCGCCGTCGCGGACGCGGGGGAGCGGTGGCAAGCCCCGGCAGCGGGGCCGGGTCCGGAAGGGGTGCCGGAGGCGCGCCCGCTGCGTGTTTTGCTGCTCGAGGACGAGGTGCTGATCGCGATGGATCTTCAGGCAATGCTCGAAGAGGGCGGGCACACCGTTATCGGCCCCGTCGAGACGGTGCGGGACGCGCTGGCGCGTCTCGACGCGGATCGCGTGGACGCCGCGGTGCTGGATCTTCACCTGGGCGACGCCTCCTCTGTCGAGGTGGCGCAGGCACTGGCCGCGCGGGGCATCCCGTTTCTCTTCGCCACCGGCGCTGCGGGACGCGCCAACCTTCCCGCGGGCTTCGCGGATCGCCCGGTGCTCGTGAAGCCGTTCGACGGGCCCGCGCTGCGCGATGCGCTGGCGAAGGTCGCTGCCGCCTCCTAG
- a CDS encoding sensor histidine kinase, which produces MGRGVLASIRVRVVVLLALSMFPAAVLSVAQSVSNLHLAAETAKREILQEALLSATGARDFFSQTQVLLAALAAQNLAALPDAACAGRLAQTPHRDRYAALAAIGPAGDVRCHYPETSLPVALAGGPELQTVRSERRFVLSSRLAGAEEDDGIVLAIHPVIDEAQEFAGAASAAIRAEFLRLLLRRPESGDPVVTAIVDRAGRVIAGDGDVGRELSWLADVVEEQNPFARGARVVDEMRTGEAGYLYGIAPLFERDLFLLIRATNPVARVGFNMRFAATLAMPFLMWTIALAVAWYAIDRFVVRWVVYLQRITRAYSKGKLALRTGPMDEAPQEFRLLGGTMNAMAEALDEREEHLRAALDEQKALLREVYHRVKNNLQIVASLVNLQIRHVDSEEARDALSTMQGRLNALALVHRSLYEAEGLHRLDLARVLPDLVAHFHRTHAPDGANVRVETDIDPVMIDPDRAVPVSLFVAEALTNAFAYNWQNGESGVLRVTLKRAPDGEITLTVANTRSGETRSDVPLPGLGRRLMEGFARQVGGRNSAEVTPQEWRAILTFRLPDTTAEAPAEAPAP; this is translated from the coding sequence ATGGGCAGGGGCGTCCTCGCCAGCATCCGCGTCCGCGTCGTGGTGCTGCTCGCGCTCTCGATGTTTCCGGCCGCGGTGCTCTCGGTCGCGCAGTCGGTCTCCAATCTCCACCTCGCGGCCGAAACCGCCAAGCGCGAGATCCTGCAGGAGGCACTGCTGTCAGCGACCGGCGCGCGGGACTTCTTCTCCCAGACCCAGGTCCTGCTCGCAGCGCTGGCGGCGCAGAACCTGGCGGCGCTGCCTGACGCGGCGTGCGCCGGCCGGCTGGCGCAGACCCCTCACCGGGACCGCTATGCGGCACTGGCCGCCATCGGCCCGGCAGGCGATGTCCGCTGCCACTATCCCGAAACGTCCCTCCCTGTCGCACTGGCGGGCGGTCCGGAACTGCAAACGGTCCGCAGCGAGCGGCGCTTCGTCCTGTCGAGCCGGCTGGCAGGGGCCGAAGAGGACGACGGCATCGTCCTCGCGATTCATCCGGTGATCGACGAGGCCCAGGAATTTGCAGGCGCTGCATCCGCCGCGATCCGGGCGGAGTTCCTGCGCCTGCTGCTGCGCCGCCCGGAAAGCGGCGATCCGGTGGTCACCGCCATCGTCGACCGGGCGGGGCGCGTGATCGCCGGGGACGGGGACGTGGGCCGCGAGTTGTCCTGGCTGGCAGACGTCGTCGAGGAACAGAACCCCTTCGCGCGCGGCGCGCGCGTCGTCGACGAGATGCGGACGGGCGAGGCAGGCTATCTCTACGGGATCGCGCCGCTGTTCGAGCGCGATCTCTTCCTTCTGATCCGCGCCACGAACCCGGTGGCGCGGGTCGGCTTCAACATGCGCTTCGCCGCGACGCTCGCCATGCCGTTCCTGATGTGGACGATCGCGCTGGCTGTCGCCTGGTACGCAATCGACCGGTTCGTCGTGCGCTGGGTGGTCTATCTGCAACGCATCACGCGGGCCTATTCCAAGGGCAAGCTGGCATTGCGCACCGGCCCCATGGACGAGGCGCCGCAGGAGTTCAGGCTGCTCGGCGGCACGATGAATGCCATGGCGGAAGCGCTGGACGAGCGCGAGGAGCACTTGCGCGCTGCGCTCGATGAGCAGAAGGCGCTGCTGCGCGAGGTCTATCACCGGGTCAAGAACAACCTCCAGATCGTGGCGAGCCTCGTGAACCTGCAGATACGCCATGTCGACTCCGAGGAGGCGCGCGATGCCCTGTCGACCATGCAGGGACGGCTCAACGCGCTGGCCCTGGTGCATCGGAGCCTCTACGAGGCGGAGGGGCTGCACCGTCTCGACCTCGCGCGGGTCCTGCCCGACCTGGTCGCGCATTTCCATCGCACGCACGCGCCGGACGGCGCGAACGTCCGGGTCGAGACGGACATCGACCCCGTGATGATCGACCCCGACCGGGCCGTGCCCGTCTCGTTGTTCGTGGCCGAAGCGCTGACCAATGCCTTTGCCTACAACTGGCAGAACGGCGAGAGCGGGGTGCTGCGCGTCACCCTGAAGCGCGCTCCGGACGGCGAAATCACGCTGACCGTCGCAAACACCCGCAGCGGCGAGACCCGCAGCGACGTCCCGCTACCGGGGCTCGGCCGGAGGCTGATGGAAGGATTCGCCCGGCAGGTCGGCGGACGCAATAGCGCCGAGGTGACACCGCAGGAATGGCGCGCCATCCTGACGTTCCGCCTTCCCGATACCACGGCCGAAGCCCCCGCCGAGGCGCCGGCGCCCTAG
- a CDS encoding DUF1328 domain-containing protein — MIWILMCLAAVLVAAILGMGGLADQPVALAQIAVYALLVGLVMALVSNMVRNDPRDREERQ; from the coding sequence GTGATCTGGATCCTGATGTGCCTCGCCGCCGTCCTCGTCGCGGCAATCCTCGGTATGGGGGGGCTTGCGGACCAGCCCGTCGCGCTGGCCCAGATCGCGGTCTATGCGCTGCTTGTCGGTCTTGTCATGGCGCTCGTCTCCAACATGGTGCGCAACGATCCCCGCGACCGCGAGGAACGTCAGTGA
- a CDS encoding MexW/MexI family multidrug efflux RND transporter permease subunit, translating into MSFTDIFIRRPVLATVVSLLILLLGLQALSKLQIRQYPELSNTTITITTTYPGANADVIKGFITTPIEQAVSNTEGLDTLVSTSQQNVSTVTLNLRLNADPDRAVADVLSKVNQVAGVLPDEANDPVVVKQTGEGFALLYMSFTSAQMSAPQITDYLTRVVQPALQTLDGVANAEILGGQTFAMRIWLDPQRMSALGVTPNDIRQALLANNFTTAAGQIKGDFVQTSINAETSLASADAFSRLVVATRGDALIRLGNVARIELGPQAVDSSSVFDGLKAVFIGIYATPTANPLTVIENVRAEFPRIQANLPEAMESAIAYDSTEFIRASIDEVVKTLAEAALIVIVVIFLFLGNLRSTVIPIVTIPLSLVGVMIMLLALGYSINLLTLLALVLAIGLVVDDAIVVVENIHRHIEEGKTPIDAALIGAREIAGPVIAMTITLAAVYAPIGFVSGLTGALFREFAFTLAGSVIVSGVIALTLSPMMCSRLLTSKTSDGRFVRFLDRMFEALRRAYERRLHRTLNFRAMTMLVLAGVLALTGLLYVTTPSELAPEEDQGILFTLVETPQYANLDYLEQQTDALYKVFREIPETSNVFVLNGSAGVHQAFAGMLLKPWGERERSQKEVLSELQPKLATVPGASVLAFSPPALPGSSGGPPVQFVITTTAGYDQLARVLDDLKQAAQESGLFIFFDGDLQFDTPQIRVEIDSDKANSLGVSMRDVGGSLATLLGGNYVNRFNLYGRSYEVIPQVPRDYRLTEDWIGRYEVRTQSGELVPLSTVATISRTVEPNALRTFQQLNSATLQGVPFPGRTMGEVLDFLDNHAETNFPEGFTWDYAGEARQYVQEGSTLVITFAFALIVIYLVLAAQFESFRDPFIILIALPTSIFGALLPLNLGGVMGMLSVNIYTQIGLVTLIGLISKHGILMVEFANRLQAEQGMDRRAAIEHAAGVRLRPILMTTAAMVVAMVPLLIASGAGARSRFDIGIVIAAGMTIGTLFTLFVTPAVYTLIARDHAKAVARAAAADRGDSAR; encoded by the coding sequence ATGAGCTTCACCGACATCTTCATCCGCCGTCCCGTCCTCGCGACGGTGGTGAGCCTTCTGATCCTGCTGTTGGGCCTGCAGGCGCTGTCGAAGCTGCAGATCCGGCAGTACCCGGAACTGTCGAACACGACCATCACCATAACCACGACCTATCCGGGCGCGAACGCGGACGTCATCAAGGGCTTCATCACGACGCCCATCGAGCAGGCGGTGTCCAATACCGAGGGGCTGGACACGCTGGTTTCGACCTCGCAGCAGAACGTCTCGACGGTCACGCTCAACCTGCGCCTCAACGCCGACCCGGACCGGGCGGTCGCCGACGTGCTGTCGAAGGTGAACCAGGTCGCGGGCGTGCTGCCGGACGAGGCGAACGATCCCGTCGTCGTGAAGCAGACGGGGGAGGGCTTCGCGCTCCTCTACATGTCGTTCACGTCGGCGCAGATGTCCGCGCCGCAGATCACGGATTACCTCACCCGCGTGGTTCAGCCGGCGCTGCAGACGCTCGACGGGGTGGCCAATGCGGAAATCCTCGGCGGCCAGACCTTCGCCATGCGCATCTGGCTCGACCCGCAGCGCATGTCGGCGCTCGGCGTCACGCCGAACGACATCCGCCAGGCGCTGCTCGCCAACAACTTCACGACGGCGGCGGGCCAGATCAAGGGCGACTTCGTCCAGACGAGCATCAATGCGGAAACCTCGCTGGCGAGCGCGGATGCGTTCTCGCGCCTCGTGGTCGCGACGCGGGGCGACGCACTCATCCGCCTCGGCAATGTCGCGCGCATCGAGCTTGGGCCACAGGCTGTCGATTCCTCCTCCGTGTTCGACGGGCTGAAGGCGGTGTTCATCGGCATCTATGCGACGCCGACGGCCAATCCGCTGACCGTGATCGAGAACGTGCGCGCCGAGTTTCCCCGGATCCAGGCGAACCTGCCCGAGGCGATGGAGTCGGCCATTGCCTACGACTCGACCGAGTTCATCCGCGCGTCCATCGACGAGGTGGTCAAGACGCTGGCCGAAGCCGCGCTGATCGTGATCGTGGTGATCTTCCTGTTCCTCGGCAATCTGCGCTCGACCGTCATCCCGATCGTGACGATCCCGCTGTCGCTGGTCGGCGTGATGATCATGCTTCTGGCGCTCGGCTATTCGATCAACCTGCTGACGTTGCTGGCTCTGGTGCTGGCCATCGGCCTCGTCGTCGACGACGCCATCGTGGTGGTGGAGAACATCCATCGGCACATCGAGGAGGGCAAGACGCCCATCGACGCTGCCCTCATCGGCGCGCGCGAGATCGCCGGGCCGGTGATCGCCATGACGATCACGCTCGCCGCGGTCTATGCCCCCATCGGCTTCGTGTCGGGCCTGACCGGCGCGCTGTTCCGGGAGTTCGCCTTCACGCTGGCCGGTTCGGTGATCGTCTCCGGCGTGATCGCGCTGACGCTGTCGCCCATGATGTGCTCGCGCCTGCTGACCTCGAAGACCAGCGACGGGCGCTTCGTGCGCTTCCTGGACCGGATGTTCGAGGCCTTGCGCCGCGCTTACGAGCGCCGCCTGCACCGGACACTGAATTTCCGCGCCATGACGATGCTCGTCCTTGCGGGCGTCCTCGCGCTGACCGGGCTGCTCTACGTCACGACGCCGTCGGAACTGGCACCGGAGGAGGACCAGGGCATCCTCTTCACGCTGGTAGAGACGCCGCAATACGCCAACCTCGACTATCTGGAGCAGCAGACGGACGCGCTCTACAAGGTGTTCCGGGAGATACCGGAGACGTCGAACGTGTTCGTGCTCAATGGCTCGGCGGGCGTGCACCAGGCCTTCGCAGGCATGTTGCTCAAGCCCTGGGGGGAGCGGGAGCGCAGCCAGAAGGAGGTTCTGTCGGAGCTTCAGCCCAAGCTCGCGACGGTGCCGGGCGCCTCGGTGCTGGCCTTCTCGCCGCCGGCGCTGCCGGGCTCGTCCGGCGGCCCGCCGGTGCAGTTCGTCATCACCACGACGGCGGGCTACGACCAGCTTGCCCGCGTGCTCGACGACCTGAAGCAGGCGGCGCAGGAGAGCGGCCTGTTCATCTTCTTCGACGGCGACCTGCAGTTCGACACGCCGCAGATCCGGGTCGAGATCGACAGCGACAAGGCCAACAGCCTCGGCGTCAGCATGCGCGACGTGGGCGGCTCGCTCGCGACCCTGCTTGGCGGCAACTACGTCAACCGCTTCAATCTCTACGGCCGGTCCTACGAGGTGATCCCGCAGGTGCCGCGCGACTACCGGCTGACGGAGGACTGGATCGGCCGCTACGAGGTGCGCACGCAGAGCGGCGAACTCGTCCCGCTGTCGACGGTCGCAACCATCTCGCGCACGGTCGAGCCCAATGCCCTGCGCACCTTCCAGCAGCTCAATTCCGCGACGCTGCAGGGTGTGCCCTTCCCGGGCCGCACCATGGGCGAGGTGCTGGACTTCCTCGACAACCACGCAGAGACGAATTTTCCAGAAGGGTTCACCTGGGACTATGCCGGCGAGGCGCGCCAATACGTGCAGGAAGGCAGCACGCTGGTCATCACCTTCGCCTTCGCGCTGATTGTGATCTACCTCGTGCTCGCGGCGCAGTTCGAGAGCTTCCGCGATCCCTTCATCATCCTGATCGCGTTGCCGACCTCGATCTTCGGGGCGTTGCTGCCGCTCAACCTCGGCGGCGTGATGGGGATGCTCAGCGTCAACATCTACACGCAGATCGGGCTCGTGACCCTGATCGGGCTGATCTCGAAACACGGCATCCTGATGGTGGAATTCGCCAACCGCCTGCAGGCCGAACAGGGGATGGACCGGCGTGCCGCCATCGAACATGCGGCGGGCGTGCGCCTGCGCCCGATCCTGATGACGACGGCGGCGATGGTGGTCGCCATGGTGCCCCTGCTGATCGCGTCGGGGGCGGGGGCGCGCTCGCGCTTCGACATCGGCATCGTGATCGCGGCGGGCATGACCATCGGGACGCTGTTCACGCTGTTCGTGACGCCGGCTGTCTACACGCTGATCGCGCGCGACCATGCAAAGGCGGTTGCACGCGCCGCGGCGGCGGACCGGGGGGATTCCGCCCGCTGA
- a CDS encoding efflux RND transporter periplasmic adaptor subunit encodes MKRALALIIVGLLIVAAIGGAAYFHYVKKPEIIQGFVSSMQPPAPAVTAAEARTVTWTPRIPAIGTFRANQGIEVAPQVGGVIREINFNSGQPVQAGEVIVRLDDSTEQADLKSAEAELKRASLDLERQRELLQRGNTARTTYDSALAARDVAAAAVERTRALIAQKTIVAPFSGRLGLRKVDLGAYVSPGTALVTLQQSDPILVDFPVPEQYVGDVSVGQAVEISVDAFGARTFAGKVASLDARVSQETRSITVRAEVPNRERLLLPGMFANIRILSGDPVAQVVVPRTAVSYSLYGDEVYVVVPDSDAPRAGGEPQPVKVERRFVRLGDTRESEVAVMEGVSAGERVVTSGQTRLQPGMRVRVDNENALERPAERPRQ; translated from the coding sequence ATGAAGCGCGCCCTCGCCCTCATCATCGTGGGCCTCCTGATCGTGGCCGCGATCGGTGGGGCTGCATATTTCCACTATGTGAAGAAGCCGGAGATCATCCAGGGCTTCGTCTCCTCCATGCAGCCGCCCGCGCCCGCGGTGACGGCGGCGGAGGCCCGCACGGTGACGTGGACGCCGCGCATCCCCGCGATCGGGACCTTCCGCGCCAACCAGGGAATCGAGGTCGCGCCGCAGGTCGGCGGCGTGATCCGGGAGATCAATTTCAACTCCGGCCAACCGGTCCAGGCGGGCGAGGTGATCGTGCGCCTCGACGATTCGACCGAGCAGGCGGACCTGAAGTCGGCGGAGGCGGAGCTGAAGCGCGCGAGCCTCGACCTCGAGCGCCAGCGCGAGCTGCTGCAGCGGGGCAACACCGCGCGCACCACCTATGACTCGGCATTGGCTGCCCGCGACGTGGCCGCCGCCGCGGTCGAGCGCACGCGCGCGCTCATCGCGCAGAAGACCATCGTGGCGCCGTTTTCGGGCCGGCTCGGCCTGCGCAAGGTGGACCTCGGCGCCTATGTGTCGCCGGGCACGGCGCTCGTGACGCTGCAGCAGTCCGATCCCATCCTCGTCGATTTCCCGGTGCCGGAGCAGTACGTGGGCGACGTTTCCGTGGGCCAGGCGGTCGAGATCAGCGTCGATGCCTTCGGCGCGCGCACCTTCGCGGGCAAGGTCGCCTCGCTCGATGCGCGCGTGTCGCAGGAGACGCGCTCGATCACCGTCCGCGCCGAAGTCCCGAACCGGGAGCGGCTGCTGCTCCCCGGCATGTTCGCCAACATCCGCATCCTCTCTGGCGATCCCGTGGCCCAGGTCGTGGTGCCGCGCACGGCGGTCAGCTACTCGCTCTATGGCGACGAGGTCTATGTCGTCGTTCCCGACAGCGACGCGCCGCGCGCCGGGGGCGAGCCGCAGCCGGTCAAGGTGGAGCGGCGTTTCGTCCGGCTGGGCGACACGCGCGAGTCCGAAGTCGCGGTCATGGAGGGCGTCAGCGCGGGCGAGCGGGTGGTGACCTCCGGCCAGACGCGGCTTCAGCCCGGCATGCGCGTGCGGGTCGACAACGAGAACGCACTCGAGCGGCCCGCAGAGCGGCCGCGGCAATAG
- a CDS encoding CsbD family protein: MMNLDQIEGKWTQIKGALRQEWAKLTEDDLEFARGSREKLAGRIQERYGVAREDALEQIQEWEARH; this comes from the coding sequence ATGATGAACCTCGACCAGATCGAAGGCAAATGGACGCAGATCAAGGGTGCCCTGCGGCAGGAGTGGGCCAAGCTGACCGAGGACGACCTCGAGTTCGCCCGGGGCAGCCGCGAGAAGCTCGCCGGGCGCATCCAGGAACGCTACGGAGTCGCCCGCGAGGACGCCTTGGAGCAGATCCAGGAATGGGAGGCGCGTCACTGA